One genomic window of Candidatus Sulfotelmatobacter sp. includes the following:
- a CDS encoding prepilin-type N-terminal cleavage/methylation domain-containing protein, producing the protein MRKFRNERGFTLMELMVVIVIVAILAAVAVPLYINYVKDAQRTEAKGAIGAIFTANQAYFQKSGSFGAPTYAPALDTLKTQGLLDLTEVDAKWTFNYNLASADSYTVTATNRADGTLQVAATYGRSSGGSFAP; encoded by the coding sequence ATGAGGAAGTTCAGAAACGAACGCGGCTTCACGCTGATGGAGCTGATGGTGGTGATCGTCATCGTCGCGATTCTGGCGGCGGTCGCGGTGCCGCTCTACATCAACTACGTGAAGGACGCGCAGCGCACCGAGGCCAAGGGCGCGATTGGGGCGATCTTTACCGCCAATCAGGCCTACTTCCAGAAGTCGGGTTCGTTCGGCGCGCCGACCTATGCCCCGGCGCTCGACACCCTCAAGACTCAGGGGTTGCTCGATCTGACCGAGGTGGACGCCAAGTGGACATTCAACTACAACCTCGCCAGCGCCGACTCCTACACGGTGACCGCCACCAACCGGGCGGACGGCACGCTGCAGGTCGCTGCAACCTACGGCAGGTCGAGCGGCGGAAGCTTCGCGCCCTGA
- a CDS encoding type II secretion system F family protein has translation MPSYFYKARDVAGRAHEGVEVAGSEDEVLRILENSKLTPVLIEARMPGAARTAGSLLLHQFSDALDRWRHAIPPASVALFARQLATMIGAGLPLVRSLRSIARDHHDRKLASILELVADDVQKGESLSSALGKHPVAFDEVFVSLVHTGEISGTLDKIMEQTAGYLERAEGLRLKVEAALRYPSFVVTFAALVLLAMVLKIIPMFATIYDRFRVPLPLPTRILLTISKAVVGNFAIFCVIVVVAGLVAWSWSQTDNGRYWIDRGKFAMPTFGRLVRMYAITKFARTLSILTASGTQILYALKVMKPVPGNKVLERGIDEVRARVEQGVSLARAMGETEVFPEMLVQMTATGEETGQLETMLARTADFYEQRVTAAVDGLSALVEPIAIVVLGGMVGIILLALYLPIFNLGQAMRSGLLGH, from the coding sequence ATGCCGAGCTACTTCTACAAGGCCCGCGACGTCGCCGGGCGGGCCCACGAGGGCGTCGAGGTCGCCGGCTCCGAGGATGAGGTCCTGCGCATCCTCGAGAACTCGAAGCTGACGCCGGTGCTGATCGAGGCACGCATGCCGGGCGCTGCCCGCACCGCGGGCAGCCTGCTGCTGCATCAATTCTCCGACGCGCTCGACCGCTGGCGCCACGCGATACCGCCGGCGTCGGTGGCGCTGTTCGCGCGCCAGCTCGCCACCATGATCGGCGCCGGGCTGCCGCTGGTGCGCTCGCTGCGCTCGATCGCGCGCGACCATCACGATCGCAAGCTGGCCTCGATCCTCGAACTGGTGGCGGACGACGTACAGAAGGGCGAGTCGCTGTCCTCGGCGCTCGGCAAGCACCCGGTGGCGTTCGACGAGGTGTTCGTGAGCCTGGTGCACACCGGCGAGATCAGCGGCACGCTCGACAAGATCATGGAGCAGACCGCCGGCTACCTCGAGCGGGCCGAGGGGCTGCGCCTCAAGGTCGAGGCCGCGCTTCGCTACCCGAGCTTCGTGGTCACGTTCGCGGCGCTGGTGTTGCTCGCCATGGTGCTCAAGATCATTCCGATGTTCGCCACCATCTACGATCGTTTCCGGGTGCCGCTGCCGCTGCCCACGCGGATCCTGCTGACCATCAGCAAGGCGGTGGTCGGGAATTTCGCCATATTTTGCGTTATCGTTGTGGTGGCCGGATTGGTCGCCTGGTCGTGGTCCCAGACCGACAACGGCCGCTACTGGATCGACCGGGGGAAGTTCGCGATGCCCACCTTCGGCCGGCTGGTGCGGATGTATGCTATTACCAAGTTCGCCCGGACGCTGAGCATCCTGACCGCGAGCGGCACCCAGATTCTCTACGCGCTCAAGGTCATGAAGCCGGTGCCCGGGAACAAGGTGCTGGAACGCGGGATCGACGAGGTTCGCGCCCGGGTCGAGCAGGGTGTTTCGCTCGCGCGGGCGATGGGTGAGACCGAAGTCTTTCCCGAGATGCTGGTGCAAATGACCGCGACCGGCGAGGAGACCGGCCAGCTCGAGACGATGCTGGCGCGCACCGCCGACTTCTACGAGCAGCGGGTGACCGCGGCCGTGGATGGGCTGAGCGCTCTGGTCGAGCCGATTGCGATCGTGGTGCTGGGCGGCATGGTCGGAATCATCCTTCTGGCCCTCTACCTGCCCATCTTCAACCTCGGTCAGGCCATGCGGTCCGGCCTGCTGGGGCATTGA